The following nucleotide sequence is from Streptomyces sp. NBC_00237.
GCCGCCCGACATCTGCGAGGGCCTCCGGTCGCGGCAGTCGGCGACCTCCATCATGGACAGGAGGTGGTCCACGCGGGCCGTACGCTCCGCCGCCTTTCCCCGGCCCTTGAGCTGCATGGGAAGAGCCACGTTCTGGGCCGAGGTCAGATACGGCAGCAGGTTGCGGGCGGTCTGCTGCCAGATGAAGCCGACGACGTTGCGGCGGTAGTTCAGGCGCTCCTTCGCGCCCATCGCCAGCAGGTCGCAGCCCGCCACCTTCGCCGCGCCCGCCGTGGGCTCGTCGAGGCCCGCGAGGATGTTCATCAGCGTCGACTTCCCACTGCCGGACGCGCCCACCAGGGCCATCAACTCGCCCTCCTTGACCAGCAGGTCCAGCCCCTGGAGGGCCTGCACCTCCACCCCGTCCGTGGTGAAGACCCGTACCAGCCGGTCGCAGCTGATCAGCGCGTCGTGCCCGAACTCGGGCCGGTCGCGCCGGGACGCCGCCCGCTGTTCCAGCTCCGCGAGCGTCACACCCGTACCCGAGGCCCCCGTACGTGCGGGAGCCCCCGTACCCGTCGCCGTTTCGGTCATCGTGCGTCTCCTGCCCTCAGTTCGGTCGTGGTGGTGCGTCGCGTCGTCCACCACGCCTGCACCGCCGCGACACCGGCCGCCAGGCACACCACCGCGACAGCGGGGACCAGCAGCGAGACGGTGTCCGCGCCGAGCGCGGCGGACAGGGTGGGGGAGGTCCGGCCGCTCGTGGCCAGCGCCAGCGCGGTCAGGTCGATGTCGGGGGCCAGCAGCCGGATCGCCGCCCACCCGACCAGCGCCCCGCCGAACGCCGCCAGCAGCGCCTGCGGCAGCGCCTCCAGGACCAGCAGCTTCCGGCCCTGCCCCCGGCTGAGGCCCATCGTGCGCAGCCTGGCGAGCAGCGCGCCGCGCTCCGGGGCGGACTGGAGCAGGGACAGCAGTACCGCGAGGACGGCGAAGCCCGCCCCGGCGGCGACGGACACGGTGTAGATCCGCATCGCCCCCGCCTGGAGCGGCTGGTCCACGAACCTCGCGCGTTCCTCGCTCCACAGATGTACGAGGCCCGGTACGCCCGCCGCCCTCGTCAGCCCATCCGACGTCAGGCCGTCGCCGCTGACCAGCAGGGACCTGGCGGTGACCGAGGCGAAGGCGTCCTTGCTGACGATCATGAAGTCGCCCTCGGGCAGCACCGGCGTACGCGGCACGGTCCCGGCGACGCGGGCCGTGAAGTCCCCGTGGCTCGCGCTGCGCAGGGCGAGGTCGCCCGTGCCGCGCAGCCGCTTCGCGGCGTCGGGCGACACCAGCACCGGGAACGTCCCGCCCCGCTTGCCGCCCTTCAGCGCGGCGGGCGCGAAGCCCCCGGCGTCCGGTCCGCCGGACAGTTGCGCGTACGCGACCGGGTCGACGGCCACCAGCGTGATCTCGCTCTTCTTGTCCGGCAGCGACAGGAAGAAATCCAGCCCGACCGCAACGACCTCGCGGACCCCCGGCGCCTTGCGCACCGCCGCCACGGCCCGCTCGTCGTACCCCCTGACGTCCTTGCCGCGCGCGTCCAGCCGGGCGTCCGCGCCGACCCGGACAGTCGCCGCCCGGTCCCGGGACTCGTTCACCCCGGCCAGTACGGAACCGCCGAACGCCGCCGTCGTCAGGGCGATCAGCAGCGCCAGCAGCGGCAGCATCGCCGTCACCGGGGCACGCCCCGCACGCGCCGCCGACAGGAAGCCGATCGCGCCCCGGCGCAGCGCCATCGGGCGCGCCGCCCACCGCAGGGGCAGCGGGTACAGCCGCACGAGGACGAGCGCCGCGACGATCCCGATCAGTACCGGAGCGGCGCTGATCAACGCGTCCGCCCCGTCGTCGGTGCCGCGCCTGCGCAGGGCGGCGACCGCGCCCACGGTCAGTACGGCCAGGGTGAGTTCGACGACCGTACGACGACGGGACGGCTTGGCGTGGGCGATGTCGCCCCGGCCGCCGTGGACGCGCGGTCGCAGATGGGAGACGGCGGCCCGCACCGGCAGTGCCGCACTGGCGAGCAGCGCGACGGCGGCTGCGGCGAGCAGCGAGGGAGCGAGCGGGGCGTGCGGCAGCAGCGCGTACGCCGCCGCCCAGCCCAGCACGGCGGCGGGCACCGCCACCACTCCCAGCTCAGCGCCCAGCCGCCCCGCGATGCCCCGCACGGAGCCGCCGCGCGCCCGCAGGAGGGACAGCTCGGCGTACCGGCGGGCCCCGGCGAGCGCGCCCGCCATGAGCAGGACGACCGCGGCGACCGTCCCCACGCCGTAACCGGCGACGGAGATGACCGGTGCGACGGCCGTCCGGTTGGACTCGTAGGAGGCGACGATGCCTTCGATGCCGGTGCCGACGGTGACCGGCTGCTTCATGCGGGCGCGCAGGGCGCTGGCCCCGGGCCCGTTCTCCAGCGAAGCGATCGACTGGACCAGCGCGGACGTCTCGGCGGCGGTGAGGTGGTCGGTGCGCGGGGCGACCTCCCAGACCCGTTCGAGTTCGGGCGCGAGATGGAAGAGGGACGGTGCCGCTTCCGGCGCGACCAGCAGCGTCGACCACCAGTGCTCCAGGTCCGGGTTGCCCTCCTCCTTGATGCCGGGCTTCAGCAGGTTCGGATCGACGGCCCAGTACAGGGACTGCGGGGCGCGCGGCGCGAAGATCCCGGAGATCTTCACCCGGGCGGAGTTGCCCGAGGTCGCGCCTCGGGACTCCGCGTCGAGGTGCACCACCGAGCCGACCGTGAGGCCCAGGGTGCGCGCGGTGGCCTCACTGACCGCCGCCTCCAGGCCGAGGACCGCACCGGCGGGTTTGTCGCCCTGGTGGACGGGGGCGCGCCCCGCGACGAACCGGGCCTGCCCGGCGAGGCCGGAACGCGCCGTCACGGCGAAGGAGGGCATCGCCGCCGGGGCCAGCTTGGGCAGCCACGTGTCCGTCGCGGCCAGCTCCGTGGGCGTGAGCACCGCGTGCACCGCCTGCCCCGGCAGCACCTGGAGCGGCTTCGCGGGCGCCTTGAGCACCTCGGCGAGGCCCTGACGCATGTCCTCCGGGGTCAGCGCCGGCTCGGACTCCTCCGGTGCGTCGCCCAGGGAGCGGAACGAGGCGTTCGACGTGGCCTGGATCACCCGCTGCCCGGCGGGGGCCGAGTCGATCGCGTGCCGCAGCCCTTCGTCCTCGTACGTCGTCACCGCACGCGGAAACGCAGCGGCGAGGAACGCCGTGAGCAGCACCAGCACTCCCAGCGCGACGGCGGCACCGGGCGCGGTGCGCAGCCGGGTGCGCACCCAGGGGGCGACAGCAGGGTGATCGGAACGCCCCTCTGTAGGGAGACCGGAACGGCCCTCTGTAGGGATACCAGAACCGTCATCTGTAGGGAGGCCGGAACGGCCACCAGCACGGGGGCTCATCAGTTGCCGCCTCCTTGGACGCGCAGAGTGGTGGCCGGATCGCCGCGCCGCACCGCGAGCACCAGGACGACCAGCAGGGGTACGGCGACGACACCGGCCAGCAGCAGCGCGATCTGCCCCGCCGGGAGTTGGACGAGCACGTTCGGCAGCGGCTGCGTCGCCTGCCCGGTCAGCACGATCAGCGGCACGATCGCCCGGGTCAGCACCGCGCCCAGGGCGAGCCCCACGACCAGCGCGATGCCGATCAGGAGCGACTGCTCGGCCGCGATCAGCCGGGCCAGTTGCCTGGACGGCGTGCCCAGCGCCCTGAGCACCGCGAACTCGGCGGTGCGCTCCCGCAGCGAGCCCGCCGCGCCGACCGCGAACCCGACCGCCGCGAGGAGCGCCGCCACCACGGACACCGCGAGGAGCGCCGCCTGCGGGCCCGCGCCGAGCGGGTCGTCGTTCAGCTCCCGCAGCGTCTCGTCCCGTACGAGGACCTGCTGCGGGTCGATGTCCGGGCGCGCACGGAGCGACGCGGCGATGTCGGCGCCCTTGCCGGGAGCCGCACCCAGCCACCATTCGGAGGGCGGCACGGACATCGCCAGACGGCGGGTCAGTTCCAGGTTGAGGGCCCGCAGGTCGACCAGGAGCGCCCCGCCGTCGGCCTTCGCCGCGTCGGCGTCGGCGGTGGCGGGACCGGTGGTGGGCAACTGCTTCAGCGTCCCGGCGACGACGAGGGTCAGCCTCTCGCCGTGCACGTCGAAGTCGATCTCCGCGCCGGGCTTGGCCCCGGAGGCCGCCAGGAAGGCGTCCGTGGCGAGCGCCCGCAGCGGACGCTCGTTCGTGCCGACGGCGTCCACGCGCACGGTGGTGGTGCGTTCCTCCCAGCGCTCCTCGGGCGGAGCGGGGTCGACGCCCGACAGGAAGGCGGCCTCCATCAAGGTCCCCTCGACGGGCTGCACGGTGAGGGTCTTGACCGCGTCCGTCGCGCCGTCGCGGACCATCAGGGGGTCGACGGCCGTCCCGCTCCAGGAGAGGGCGGCCGGTGCGGGCACCGGCTTCCCGTCGGAGCCCAGCGCCCGGTGCAGCGTCAGGACCAGGGACTGGTCGGTGTCGAACGGCTGCGGGAGCGTCATCTCCAGGCCCGTCAGGTACAGCGGTCCGGCCAGGGGGCCCGCCTCCTTGACGGTGTCCACGCGCAACGCGGTCCGGCGGCCGTCGGCGGCGAGCCGTCCTGCGCGCAGCCGGTGGACGGCACCGAACCGGTCCTCCACGGTGGCGATGACCGTACCGGACACCGTGGACGGCTTGCCGTCGGAGCGGCGCAGCCCGAGGTCGAGGGTGAAGGACGCGCCGCCGCCCGGCAGTTCCACGCCGGTGCGCCGCTCGCCCTCGGGGACGCGCAAGCCCTCGGCCCGGGTGGTGAGGCTGTCGCCGTCCACGAGGTCCTCGCGCAGCATCAGCGCCTCGCCCGCCCCGGCGGTGTCCAGGGCCAGCACGCTCGCGACCGGCCCGTCCGACAGGGGCATCGGCAGCCGCGCGGCGGGCGCGACGGACCGTACGCCGGGAATCCTCCCGTACGCGTCCGCCTGCCCGGAGTCCGCCCGGGAGCCGGTGAGCACCCGCACCGAGGCCCCGCTGCGGAAGTCCGCCTGGTCCTCCTGCGAGCGGTCCCAGGACGCGCCCTGCCCGATCGCGAGCATGCCCATCGCGACGGCCAGCACCAGCAGCAGCACCGGGCCCGCCCCGCGCAGCGGACGCCGTCCCAGCTGCCAGCCCGCCAGCGCGGCGGGCAGCGAACGGCCCCGTGCCGCCCGTTTCTCGGCGAGCTTCGCCAGCGGCGGCAGCAGCCGCAGCGTCAGTACGGTGCCCGCGAGCAGCGCCAGCGCGGGCGCGGCCACCAGCAGCGGGTCCACCCCCAGCTCGCCGGTGCGGTCGCCGGTGAGCGGCCCGGTGCCGGAGGTCTGCCGGTCCAGCTGCCAGTACGCGACGACCGCGATCAGCAGCAGTGCCAGGTCCGCGCCCGCCTTCATCGGCGCGGGCACGGAGCGCCCCTTGCGGGTGCGGCCCGCCGCGATGGCCGGGGCGACGACGGCCGCCGCGCACCCGAGCCCCACCCCCACACCGACCAGCCAGATTCCCGCCGACCCGAACGGGCCGCCGGTCTCCAGCGTCAGCCCGATCCGCCCGAGCGCCCCCTGCCCGGACAGCAGCCGGGTCAGCGGCCCCGCGAGCAGCGG
It contains:
- a CDS encoding ABC transporter ATP-binding protein, with amino-acid sequence MTETATGTGAPARTGASGTGVTLAELEQRAASRRDRPEFGHDALISCDRLVRVFTTDGVEVQALQGLDLLVKEGELMALVGASGSGKSTLMNILAGLDEPTAGAAKVAGCDLLAMGAKERLNYRRNVVGFIWQQTARNLLPYLTSAQNVALPMQLKGRGKAAERTARVDHLLSMMEVADCRDRRPSQMSGGQQQRVAIAVALANEPSVLLADEPTGELDSTTADQIFSAFRRANEELGTTIVIVTHDQTVATEVRRTVAIRDGRTSTEVLRRTEVDAATGQESVVAREYAMLDRAGRLQLPAEYTESLDMRHRVMLELEPDHIGIWPDDQS
- a CDS encoding FtsX-like permease family protein; translation: MRTRLRTAPGAAVALGVLVLLTAFLAAAFPRAVTTYEDEGLRHAIDSAPAGQRVIQATSNASFRSLGDAPEESEPALTPEDMRQGLAEVLKAPAKPLQVLPGQAVHAVLTPTELAATDTWLPKLAPAAMPSFAVTARSGLAGQARFVAGRAPVHQGDKPAGAVLGLEAAVSEATARTLGLTVGSVVHLDAESRGATSGNSARVKISGIFAPRAPQSLYWAVDPNLLKPGIKEEGNPDLEHWWSTLLVAPEAAPSLFHLAPELERVWEVAPRTDHLTAAETSALVQSIASLENGPGASALRARMKQPVTVGTGIEGIVASYESNRTAVAPVISVAGYGVGTVAAVVLLMAGALAGARRYAELSLLRARGGSVRGIAGRLGAELGVVAVPAAVLGWAAAYALLPHAPLAPSLLAAAAVALLASAALPVRAAVSHLRPRVHGGRGDIAHAKPSRRRTVVELTLAVLTVGAVAALRRRGTDDGADALISAAPVLIGIVAALVLVRLYPLPLRWAARPMALRRGAIGFLSAARAGRAPVTAMLPLLALLIALTTAAFGGSVLAGVNESRDRAATVRVGADARLDARGKDVRGYDERAVAAVRKAPGVREVVAVGLDFFLSLPDKKSEITLVAVDPVAYAQLSGGPDAGGFAPAALKGGKRGGTFPVLVSPDAAKRLRGTGDLALRSASHGDFTARVAGTVPRTPVLPEGDFMIVSKDAFASVTARSLLVSGDGLTSDGLTRAAGVPGLVHLWSEERARFVDQPLQAGAMRIYTVSVAAGAGFAVLAVLLSLLQSAPERGALLARLRTMGLSRGQGRKLLVLEALPQALLAAFGGALVGWAAIRLLAPDIDLTALALATSGRTSPTLSAALGADTVSLLVPAVAVVCLAAGVAAVQAWWTTRRTTTTELRAGDAR
- a CDS encoding ABC transporter permease, with the protein product MSGFVFLRVRAHRLLLTAALLAVLLTTSVLAALTAFSGSIGDAGLRRSLGSRDAPAAALTISSGSIDKNNRPAADKVVAEAARRTFDGLPTRTTTLDQSGPYALPRTLQPPAARKGDPDLTRFAGVDPGKVRLVSGAWPKALPAGFGNGTVIEVALPDNAAKALKVTAGPTVLTLTDRLTGPPRTIRVTGLYAPKQAADPYWKLDELGGRGIRTGSFTTYGPLLADPALLRSGQVSQGTSAWLATADFRTVDSSRIDALRTASQGGVRYVKATAPFTTGAVDVAQGLPTLLDQAQRALLVARSTLMIVSLQLILLAAYALLLVARLLSAERSGETELLIARGGSRQRIVGLAAIEAVLLALPAALVAPLLAGPLTRLLSGQGALGRIGLTLETGGPFGSAGIWLVGVGVGLGCAAAVVAPAIAAGRTRKGRSVPAPMKAGADLALLLIAVVAYWQLDRQTSGTGPLTGDRTGELGVDPLLVAAPALALLAGTVLTLRLLPPLAKLAEKRAARGRSLPAALAGWQLGRRPLRGAGPVLLLVLAVAMGMLAIGQGASWDRSQEDQADFRSGASVRVLTGSRADSGQADAYGRIPGVRSVAPAARLPMPLSDGPVASVLALDTAGAGEALMLREDLVDGDSLTTRAEGLRVPEGERRTGVELPGGGASFTLDLGLRRSDGKPSTVSGTVIATVEDRFGAVHRLRAGRLAADGRRTALRVDTVKEAGPLAGPLYLTGLEMTLPQPFDTDQSLVLTLHRALGSDGKPVPAPAALSWSGTAVDPLMVRDGATDAVKTLTVQPVEGTLMEAAFLSGVDPAPPEERWEERTTTVRVDAVGTNERPLRALATDAFLAASGAKPGAEIDFDVHGERLTLVVAGTLKQLPTTGPATADADAAKADGGALLVDLRALNLELTRRLAMSVPPSEWWLGAAPGKGADIAASLRARPDIDPQQVLVRDETLRELNDDPLGAGPQAALLAVSVVAALLAAVGFAVGAAGSLRERTAEFAVLRALGTPSRQLARLIAAEQSLLIGIALVVGLALGAVLTRAIVPLIVLTGQATQPLPNVLVQLPAGQIALLLAGVVAVPLLVVLVLAVRRGDPATTLRVQGGGN